In a single window of the Micromonospora inositola genome:
- a CDS encoding class I SAM-dependent methyltransferase: MDSSDWDTRYANAPGLVWSAEPNRFVVESVAGLTPGSALDLAAGEGRNAVWLAGQGWRVTAVDFSPVAVERGRELAARRGVPVEWRVADVTGYRPVPGSYDLVVISYLHLPAEDLARVLGAARNALRPGGRVVVVGHDRTNLGGGTGGPQDPAILLTPEAVVDGLAGLRIQRAETARRPVDTGDGGTVDALDTVVVAARPVG; this comes from the coding sequence GTGGACAGCAGCGACTGGGACACCCGGTACGCCAACGCGCCGGGTCTGGTGTGGAGCGCTGAACCCAACCGGTTCGTCGTCGAGTCGGTCGCCGGGCTGACCCCCGGCAGCGCGCTCGACCTGGCCGCCGGCGAGGGACGCAACGCGGTCTGGCTGGCCGGCCAGGGCTGGCGGGTCACCGCCGTGGACTTCTCCCCGGTGGCCGTCGAGCGGGGCCGCGAGCTGGCCGCCCGCCGGGGCGTACCGGTCGAGTGGCGGGTCGCGGACGTGACCGGGTACCGGCCGGTGCCGGGCAGCTACGACCTGGTCGTGATCAGCTACCTGCACCTGCCCGCCGAGGACCTGGCCCGGGTGCTGGGCGCCGCCCGCAACGCGCTCCGCCCCGGCGGCAGGGTCGTCGTGGTCGGTCACGACCGGACGAACCTCGGCGGCGGGACGGGCGGGCCGCAGGACCCGGCGATCCTGCTGACCCCGGAAGCGGTCGTCGACGGGCTCGCCGGGCTACGGATCCAGCGGGCCGAGACGGCCCGCCGGCCGGTCGACACGGGCGACGGCGGGACGGTCGACGCCCTCGACACGGTGGTCGTCGCGGCCCGCCCCGTCGGCTGA
- a CDS encoding zinc-binding dehydrogenase, producing the protein MLAGRLHVAGRGLRMESVSVPEPGRGQVRIRVAAAGVCLSDVHLIDGTLTPLYLPGDVVTLGHEVAGTVDALGDGVEWWQPGQRVLLQAGERDRRGTVLTRGVDYDGGWAEYALAREDTLVQIPDALPFEQACIIPDAVSTPWAAVTDTARTRPGEAVGVWGVGGLGAHAVQLLLLVGAAPVIAVDPLPAARDRALTLGADVALDPKDDGFKDAVLALTDARGLDVAFDFAGVTPVREQAMTVLGRRGRLVLAGIANQPVTILSDSRFNYLCQAVLGHYGSEAEHVDQLVALAGQGRLDLTASVSDVLPLAEAAEAVRRVHDKEGNPIRLILRP; encoded by the coding sequence ATGTTGGCCGGACGGTTGCACGTGGCCGGGCGGGGGTTGCGGATGGAGTCGGTGTCGGTGCCCGAGCCAGGTCGCGGGCAGGTCCGGATCCGGGTGGCCGCCGCCGGGGTGTGCCTGTCGGACGTGCACCTGATCGACGGCACGCTCACCCCGCTGTACCTGCCCGGTGACGTGGTGACCCTCGGTCACGAGGTGGCCGGGACGGTCGACGCGCTGGGCGACGGGGTCGAGTGGTGGCAGCCGGGCCAGCGGGTGCTGCTGCAGGCGGGGGAGCGGGACCGGCGCGGCACCGTGCTCACCCGGGGCGTCGACTACGACGGCGGCTGGGCCGAGTACGCGCTGGCCCGCGAGGACACCCTGGTGCAGATTCCGGACGCGCTGCCGTTCGAGCAGGCCTGCATCATCCCCGACGCGGTCTCCACCCCGTGGGCGGCGGTGACCGACACCGCGCGGACCCGGCCGGGGGAGGCAGTCGGGGTGTGGGGCGTCGGCGGCCTCGGTGCGCACGCGGTGCAGCTGCTCCTGCTGGTCGGCGCGGCCCCGGTCATCGCCGTGGATCCGCTGCCGGCGGCCCGGGACCGGGCGCTGACCCTCGGCGCCGACGTGGCCCTGGACCCGAAGGACGACGGCTTCAAGGACGCCGTGCTGGCGCTGACCGACGCCCGCGGCCTCGACGTCGCGTTCGACTTCGCCGGCGTCACCCCGGTACGCGAACAGGCGATGACGGTGCTCGGTCGGCGCGGCCGGCTGGTGCTCGCCGGCATCGCCAACCAGCCGGTCACCATCCTCTCGGACAGCCGGTTCAACTACCTGTGCCAGGCGGTGCTGGGCCACTACGGCTCGGAGGCCGAGCACGTCGATCAGCTGGTGGCGCTCGCCGGTCAGGGCCGGCTCGACCTGACCGCCTCGGTCAGCGACGTGCTGCCGCTGGCCGAGGCGGCCGAGGCGGTGCGCCGGGTCCACGACAAGGAGGGCAACCCGATCCGGCTCATCCTGCGCCCCTGA
- a CDS encoding polyamine aminopropyltransferase has protein sequence MGARFEELAWRETPIGEISLRRRRDPSLDVDVYEVKLDDEFLMSSLFPVAEIELARLGLAPLTGDALDVVVGGLGLGYTARTALEDPRVRSMVVVEAIEDVIDWHRRDLLPFTAGLATDPRTRFVRADFFAAVATGAGFDPEAPGRRFHAVLLDVDHSPRQVLHPSHADFYTVAGLRRLADLLHRDGVFALWSNDPPDQAFQRVLTEVFPTSVAHVVRFPNPLQGRESANTVYVARH, from the coding sequence GTGGGCGCGCGATTCGAAGAACTGGCCTGGCGGGAGACCCCGATCGGCGAGATCAGCCTGCGCCGGCGTCGCGACCCGTCGCTCGACGTCGATGTGTACGAGGTGAAGCTCGACGACGAGTTTCTGATGTCCAGCCTCTTCCCGGTCGCGGAGATCGAACTCGCCCGGCTCGGGCTGGCACCCCTGACTGGTGACGCCCTGGACGTGGTGGTCGGCGGCCTCGGCCTCGGCTACACCGCGCGGACGGCGTTGGAGGACCCGCGGGTCCGCTCAATGGTGGTGGTGGAGGCGATCGAGGACGTGATCGACTGGCACCGCCGGGACCTGCTCCCCTTCACCGCCGGGCTGGCCACCGATCCGCGTACCCGATTCGTCCGGGCCGACTTCTTCGCCGCCGTCGCCACCGGCGCCGGGTTCGACCCCGAGGCGCCGGGGCGAAGGTTCCACGCCGTGCTGCTCGACGTCGACCACTCGCCGCGCCAGGTGCTGCACCCCAGCCACGCCGACTTCTACACCGTGGCGGGGCTCCGCCGGCTCGCCGACCTCCTGCACCGCGACGGGGTCTTCGCGCTCTGGTCGAACGACCCGCCCGACCAGGCGTTCCAGCGGGTGCTGACCGAGGTGTTCCCGACCTCGGTGGCGCACGTCGTCCGGTTCCCCAACCCGTTGCAGGGGCGGGAGTCCGCCAACACCGTCTACGTCGCCCGGCACTGA
- a CDS encoding sulfite exporter TauE/SafE family protein yields MTASILLTVGLAVLIGISLGLLGGGGSILAVPLLVYVADLPAKEAIATSLLVVGVTSAVGVLPHVRANRVRWRTGLIFGFAGMTGAYAGGRLAALIPAGLLLTGFAVMMLATAVAMIRGRRAAEGRPVPHELPVLGVIVDGIVVGLVTGLVGAGGGFLVVPALALLGGLPMPVAVGTSLVVIAMKSFAGLAGYLSSVSIHWGLAAAVTVAAIIGSFAGGRLAGRIPVDILRKSFGWFVVVMGVFVLAQQLPAELGRGLAVAAALASAGTVSVAVVRRRQKERHRGQQRLGHPVRQRAGSGVER; encoded by the coding sequence ATGACCGCGAGCATCCTGCTGACCGTCGGGCTGGCCGTGCTGATCGGGATCAGCCTCGGCCTGCTCGGCGGCGGCGGATCCATCCTCGCCGTGCCGCTGCTGGTCTACGTCGCCGACCTGCCGGCCAAGGAGGCGATCGCCACGTCGCTGCTCGTCGTCGGCGTCACCAGCGCGGTGGGTGTCCTGCCGCACGTCCGGGCCAACCGGGTGCGCTGGCGCACCGGCCTGATCTTCGGCTTCGCCGGCATGACCGGCGCCTACGCAGGCGGCCGGCTGGCCGCGTTGATCCCGGCCGGGTTGCTGCTCACCGGCTTCGCGGTGATGATGCTGGCCACCGCGGTCGCGATGATCCGCGGCCGGCGCGCCGCGGAGGGCAGGCCGGTGCCACATGAACTGCCCGTGCTCGGGGTCATCGTCGACGGCATCGTCGTCGGCCTGGTCACCGGACTCGTCGGCGCCGGCGGCGGCTTCCTGGTAGTGCCCGCCCTCGCCCTGCTCGGCGGCCTGCCGATGCCGGTCGCAGTCGGCACCTCCCTGGTCGTCATCGCGATGAAGTCCTTCGCCGGCCTGGCCGGCTACCTCTCCAGTGTGAGCATCCACTGGGGGCTGGCCGCCGCGGTGACCGTCGCCGCCATCATCGGCAGCTTCGCCGGCGGGCGACTCGCCGGACGGATCCCTGTCGACATCCTGCGCAAGTCGTTCGGCTGGTTCGTCGTGGTCATGGGCGTTTTCGTCCTCGCCCAGCAGCTTCCCGCCGAACTGGGACGAGGGTTGGCCGTGGCGGCGGCGCTCGCGTCGGCCGGTACGGTCTCGGTGGCGGTGGTGCGACGCCGCCAGAAGGAGAGACACCGTGGACAGCAGCGACTGGGACACCCGGTACGCCAACGCGCCGGGTCTGGTGTGGAGCGCTGA
- a CDS encoding SMP-30/gluconolactonase/LRE family protein, whose amino-acid sequence MRLTEPTPWSADRFELGEGARWVDERLILVDLLAGRLLETTGDEPGPLRELRRLDAPLGAVAPVAGAAGDWLAAVGTGVALLTGADGYRPVADLESGNAAPARMNDAVADPHGRFWAGSMAQDTTPGAGTLYRIARDGVPVPAVTGLTITNGPAFDAEGCTMYLADTARGEVDRFTVDPPTGGLSGREPFLRLAAEEGAPDGMTVDAAGHLWVALWGGYAVRRYRPDGSLERELRLPVAQPTSVCLGGPQLRRLFITSAHYGLATRGPLDGALLAIDVDVAGTPARAVDPFERPS is encoded by the coding sequence ATGCGGCTCACCGAACCGACCCCGTGGAGCGCCGACCGGTTCGAGCTGGGCGAGGGCGCCCGCTGGGTGGACGAGCGTCTGATCCTCGTGGATCTGCTCGCCGGCCGCCTGTTGGAGACCACCGGCGACGAGCCCGGGCCGCTGCGCGAGCTGCGCCGGCTGGACGCCCCGCTCGGCGCGGTGGCGCCGGTTGCCGGGGCGGCCGGTGACTGGCTCGCCGCCGTCGGCACCGGCGTCGCGCTGCTCACCGGTGCCGACGGCTACCGACCGGTGGCCGACCTGGAGAGCGGCAACGCGGCGCCGGCCCGGATGAACGACGCGGTCGCCGACCCGCACGGGCGCTTCTGGGCCGGAAGCATGGCGCAGGACACCACGCCCGGCGCGGGCACCCTCTACCGAATCGCCCGCGACGGCGTGCCCGTGCCCGCGGTGACCGGCTTGACCATCACCAACGGACCCGCGTTCGACGCCGAAGGGTGCACGATGTACCTGGCCGACACCGCCCGGGGCGAGGTGGATCGGTTCACCGTGGACCCGCCCACCGGCGGGCTTTCCGGCCGCGAGCCATTCCTGCGGCTGGCCGCCGAAGAGGGCGCCCCGGACGGGATGACGGTCGACGCGGCCGGTCACCTCTGGGTGGCACTGTGGGGTGGGTACGCGGTGCGCCGGTACCGCCCGGACGGCAGCCTGGAGCGCGAGCTGCGGCTGCCGGTGGCCCAGCCCACCAGCGTGTGCCTCGGCGGCCCACAACTGCGGCGGCTCTTCATCACCAGCGCCCACTACGGGCTGGCGACACGCGGGCCGCTGGACGGCGCTCTGCTCGCGATCGACGTCGACGTTGCCGGGACCCCCGCCCGTGCAGTTGACCCCTTCGAGAGGCCTTCTTGA